A section of the Dehalobacter sp. DCM genome encodes:
- a CDS encoding helix-turn-helix domain-containing protein translates to MKQIFDENVKGGEAMAGEGAILQMAREEKGWSYEEVEDAIKIRVRYLSALENEEYNVLPGATYTRGFLRTYAKHLGLNPQEIIDKYNTSFGKEAQPAMTTPLAPIPQKQVWFRPLVIAVMAVVAIIIVVVVIMLTRGDNPEIGYKPPTLPTPPQTAQEDNNPDDTENDNASNPAQNSGQPAGQPGEQPVVYEGIVAELNFNSDCWLVVKVDGKTEINGMVASGTTKTLEADQKIEFVRVGNAGGLTLTVNGKTLPPLGKTGAVVDNYVIDLNNLNTLTGTPETPQTTEQTETDPDLEQ, encoded by the coding sequence ATGAAGCAAATCTTCGATGAAAATGTTAAGGGTGGTGAGGCCATGGCTGGTGAAGGGGCCATTCTGCAGATGGCCAGAGAAGAAAAAGGTTGGAGTTATGAAGAGGTTGAGGATGCCATCAAGATTCGCGTCAGATATCTCAGCGCCTTGGAAAATGAAGAATACAACGTCTTACCGGGAGCAACCTATACCCGGGGATTTTTAAGGACGTATGCTAAACACCTGGGACTTAATCCCCAGGAGATCATCGATAAATACAATACGTCGTTTGGTAAAGAAGCGCAACCTGCCATGACAACCCCATTAGCGCCGATTCCGCAAAAACAAGTATGGTTCAGGCCATTGGTGATTGCAGTGATGGCGGTTGTTGCCATTATCATCGTGGTTGTCGTTATTATGCTGACACGAGGTGACAATCCGGAAATCGGATATAAACCACCGACCCTGCCCACGCCTCCTCAAACAGCACAAGAGGATAATAATCCCGACGACACCGAGAATGATAACGCCTCTAATCCGGCGCAGAACTCCGGACAGCCGGCTGGGCAGCCGGGAGAACAGCCGGTGGTCTATGAAGGGATTGTTGCCGAGCTTAACTTTAACTCAGATTGCTGGCTTGTGGTCAAAGTGGACGGGAAGACAGAGATCAACGGGATGGTTGCTTCCGGCACAACCAAGACCCTGGAAGCCGACCAGAAAATCGAATTTGTTAGAGTCGGAAATGCAGGGGGATTGACACTTACCGTTAATGGAAAAACACTCCCGCCGCTGGGCAAGACAGGTGCTGTCGTTGATAACTATGTTATCGATTTGAACAATCTGAATACATTGACAGGAACGCCTGAGACGCCCCAGACCACTGAGCAGACAGAGACTGATCCGGATTTAGAGCAGTAG
- a CDS encoding DNA translocase FtsK, with amino-acid sequence MATKKTRRGARSKRQTVSQTIRNEIIGILIVGIACLGFVLLYSNGNGTVVAALVKGLRLLAGEGSIGIFIILGAVGIGLMSTRKSSFKSRIAGIILLWLVAEGFIHLGLSDNDLPSTLMAMARYGQGGGIIGAAISMALVKTIGPGGGFVILAVLAVIGAILALNRSLVATVKDVLEAMANGAGLIRNHLTDFVKVLADGRRERQEEETYSRQKALAEKKKSEPNKMPVKNVREDFDTRHSGPIIEIFGEEKDKTTVPNPPIIQTERNTPAFQSDSELPAGKLTSTPIQRKTEKYGNYKLPPLTLVHKSMKKGQRTNKDIADNVKLLEETLASFGVRVKVTRVTQGPAITRFELQPAPGVKVSKITSLSDDIALSLAASDIRMEAPIPGKSAVGIEVPNKEVAIVHFREVLETDDFQDSQSKLSLALGKDITGTPIIGDLTKMPHLLIAGATGSGKSVCINTIIGSIVYKARPDEVKLLLIDPKVVELAIYNGIPHLISPVVTEPQKAAGALKWIVTEMETRYELFAVAGVRDIVRYNFLVSEKKDPEQKPMPYVVVIIDELADLMMVAPGEVEDSICRLAQMARAAGIHLIVATQRPSVDVITGLIKANIPSRIAFAVSSQIDSRTILDMGGAEKLLGRGDMLYHPMGISKPVRVQGCFLSDKEVRNIVDYLLEQAKPEYFEIPEMALASTGAEEPEDELFYKAAAVFMETNTASVSLLQRKLKIGYSRAARIVDMLEEKGVVGPSEGSKPREVLLSKGQFEQKFGINLNN; translated from the coding sequence TTGGCAACAAAAAAAACCCGTCGGGGTGCACGCAGCAAGAGACAGACGGTTAGTCAGACGATCCGGAATGAAATCATCGGGATTCTTATCGTCGGTATTGCCTGTCTTGGCTTTGTATTGCTTTATTCAAACGGAAATGGCACTGTGGTAGCTGCCTTGGTCAAGGGTTTACGCCTTTTAGCAGGAGAAGGCAGTATAGGAATATTTATTATTCTTGGCGCGGTTGGTATCGGATTAATGAGTACCCGCAAAAGTAGTTTCAAATCCAGGATAGCGGGGATCATTCTTCTTTGGCTGGTCGCGGAAGGATTTATCCATTTAGGGCTATCCGATAACGATCTACCATCGACACTGATGGCGATGGCTCGATATGGCCAGGGCGGCGGAATAATCGGCGCTGCAATCAGCATGGCGCTGGTTAAAACAATCGGACCTGGCGGAGGTTTCGTTATTCTCGCTGTTCTGGCTGTGATCGGTGCGATTCTCGCGCTTAACCGGTCATTGGTGGCGACGGTCAAGGATGTGCTGGAAGCGATGGCAAACGGCGCGGGCTTGATTCGAAATCATCTGACCGATTTTGTGAAAGTACTCGCAGACGGACGAAGGGAACGGCAGGAAGAAGAGACGTATAGCCGACAAAAAGCGCTGGCGGAGAAGAAAAAAAGTGAACCGAACAAAATGCCGGTAAAAAATGTCAGAGAAGATTTTGATACCCGGCATAGCGGTCCTATTATCGAAATATTTGGCGAAGAGAAAGATAAAACGACAGTCCCTAACCCGCCAATTATTCAAACAGAACGGAATACGCCGGCATTTCAGAGCGATTCGGAGCTGCCGGCAGGGAAATTGACCAGTACACCGATTCAACGGAAGACGGAGAAGTATGGTAATTATAAGCTGCCGCCGCTGACGCTGGTCCACAAATCCATGAAAAAAGGACAGCGGACCAATAAGGACATCGCCGATAATGTGAAGTTACTGGAAGAAACATTGGCGAGTTTTGGTGTGCGTGTCAAAGTCACGCGAGTCACTCAAGGACCGGCGATTACCCGTTTTGAACTACAGCCGGCACCCGGGGTTAAGGTTAGCAAGATAACCAGTCTCTCGGATGATATCGCTTTAAGCCTGGCGGCATCCGACATCCGTATGGAAGCCCCTATTCCGGGCAAATCGGCAGTTGGTATCGAGGTTCCCAATAAAGAGGTAGCCATTGTGCATTTCCGTGAGGTCCTGGAGACTGATGATTTTCAGGATTCGCAAAGCAAGCTCAGCCTGGCTTTGGGGAAAGATATTACCGGCACACCGATTATCGGTGATCTGACGAAGATGCCCCATCTTTTGATTGCCGGCGCTACCGGCTCCGGTAAATCGGTATGTATCAACACCATTATTGGCAGTATTGTTTATAAAGCCAGGCCGGATGAAGTGAAGCTCTTGTTGATTGATCCTAAGGTTGTTGAACTCGCGATCTATAACGGGATCCCGCACCTTATTTCACCGGTTGTCACCGAGCCTCAAAAAGCTGCCGGTGCATTAAAGTGGATCGTAACAGAAATGGAAACACGGTATGAACTGTTCGCTGTCGCCGGCGTCAGGGATATTGTACGCTATAATTTTCTTGTGAGTGAGAAGAAGGATCCGGAGCAAAAGCCGATGCCCTATGTGGTCGTTATTATCGACGAGCTGGCGGACCTGATGATGGTCGCCCCCGGTGAAGTCGAAGATTCGATTTGCCGTCTGGCACAGATGGCCAGGGCTGCCGGTATTCATTTGATCGTCGCAACACAGCGCCCATCGGTTGATGTCATCACCGGTTTGATTAAAGCGAATATTCCTTCCCGAATCGCCTTTGCGGTATCATCCCAGATCGATTCCAGAACGATCCTGGATATGGGCGGTGCAGAAAAGCTTCTCGGACGCGGGGATATGCTCTACCATCCCATGGGTATCAGTAAACCGGTCAGAGTTCAGGGCTGCTTCCTTTCGGACAAAGAAGTACGCAATATAGTAGACTACTTGTTGGAACAGGCGAAGCCGGAATACTTCGAGATACCGGAAATGGCGCTGGCCAGTACTGGTGCTGAAGAACCGGAAGACGAGCTTTTCTATAAAGCGGCGGCTGTGTTTATGGAAACCAATACAGCTTCCGTATCGCTTCTTCAGCGAAAACTGAAGATCGGTTACTCGCGTGCGGCGCGGATTGTCGATATGCTGGAGGAAAAAGGTGTCGTAGGACCCTCCGAGGGATCAAAACCCCGTGAAGTGTTGCTCTCCAAAGGACAGTTTGAACAGAAATTTGGCATAAACCTAAATAATTAG
- a CDS encoding competence/damage-inducible protein A, which produces MKAEIISTGTELLLGKTLNTSAYYLTGQLSVLGIEVDYLTTVGDNRERLRDVFRQAWNRSQMVFISGGTGPTIDDLTKEIVAEVLGLTMKFDAESMKRIAAFYQNDTMPPQAEKQAYFPESAFILTNDNGTAPGAFIHKDNKYCIILPGPPSEMEVMFQKYALPQLTRLLDKDPESMKVRVLKVFGLGESELEQELADLLSDPTFALALLDKHTYIDLKMTVRTSDPVQAAAILDQQESLIREKLGNKVFAVGDETHASVIGKLLLAQQLTLSTAESCTGGLLGGRITAEAGCSAYYLGGIVSYANAAKQKLLGVQEKSLIEEGAVSECVAGEMAEGARRAFGADIGLATTGVAGPGGGTADKPVGLVYIALAYAGGVEITKNQFSGNRQSVREMTAETALNMLRLYLQEKENA; this is translated from the coding sequence ATGAAAGCAGAAATTATTTCAACGGGAACAGAATTATTGCTTGGAAAAACACTGAATACAAGTGCCTATTATCTTACCGGGCAGCTCTCTGTTCTGGGGATTGAAGTGGATTATCTTACCACCGTGGGCGATAACCGAGAAAGACTAAGGGACGTTTTCCGCCAGGCATGGAACCGTTCCCAAATGGTGTTTATCAGTGGCGGAACAGGACCGACGATTGACGATCTGACCAAAGAAATCGTTGCCGAAGTTCTTGGACTAACCATGAAATTTGACGCCGAAAGTATGAAGCGCATCGCGGCATTTTATCAGAACGACACAATGCCGCCGCAAGCGGAGAAACAAGCCTATTTCCCCGAAAGTGCGTTTATTTTGACCAACGATAACGGAACCGCTCCCGGGGCGTTTATTCATAAAGATAACAAATATTGTATCATCTTACCCGGACCGCCTTCGGAAATGGAAGTCATGTTTCAAAAGTATGCACTGCCTCAGCTGACGCGACTTCTGGATAAAGACCCTGAGAGTATGAAAGTCAGAGTACTCAAGGTATTCGGTTTAGGCGAATCGGAACTCGAGCAAGAACTTGCCGATCTCTTGTCGGATCCAACCTTCGCACTGGCACTTTTGGATAAACATACCTATATCGATCTTAAAATGACGGTCAGAACCTCTGATCCGGTACAAGCGGCAGCGATCCTGGATCAACAAGAATCGCTGATTCGGGAAAAGCTTGGAAACAAAGTATTTGCAGTTGGTGACGAGACCCATGCCAGTGTTATCGGTAAATTACTTTTGGCGCAGCAATTGACTTTGTCTACTGCGGAATCGTGCACCGGCGGTTTACTTGGAGGCCGGATCACAGCAGAAGCCGGATGCTCAGCGTATTACCTCGGTGGTATCGTCAGTTATGCCAACGCAGCGAAGCAGAAATTACTTGGTGTTCAGGAAAAAAGTCTCATCGAAGAGGGCGCGGTCAGTGAGTGTGTGGCCGGGGAAATGGCAGAAGGCGCACGCAGGGCATTTGGGGCTGATATCGGACTGGCGACAACGGGTGTTGCCGGGCCGGGGGGAGGCACCGCTGATAAACCGGTCGGGCTGGTATACATTGCCCTGGCCTATGCCGGCGGCGTGGAGATAACAAAGAATCAATTCTCGGGGAATCGACAGTCAGTGCGGGAAATGACAGCGGAGACCGCTTTAAATATGCTGCGGCTTTATCTGCAGGAAAAAGAAAATGCTTAA
- a CDS encoding YgiQ family radical SAM protein — MEERGWEQVDFVLVSGDAYVDHPSFGHAIISRVLENAGYKVGILPQPDWKQADEFKRFGRPRLGFLVTAGNTDSMVNHYSVNKKLRDKDHYSPGGKMGRRPDRATIVYCNKIREAYRDIPIIIGGVEASLRRFSHYDYWNDAVRKSILIDSSADVLVYGMAEKQIVEIAEYLNNGMEVRYIRHIPGTCYTVDSLEEISDYIQIPSFKGVSEDKIKYAEAFKIQYQEQDPIRGKTLVQQHGTKYLVQNVPEMPLTRTELDAVYALPYVREAHPLYYKEGGIPALEEVKFSIVSSRGCFGSCSFCALTFHQGRIVQSRSEEAILEEAVTITNLRDFKGYIHDVGGPTANFRHPACDRQLKNGACKDKGCLHPAPCNRLRVDHQEYLNLLRKLRRLPKIKKVFVRSGLRYDYIMADKSETFLKELIEHHISGQLKVAPEHISSKVLHTMGKPAGKTFEQFRQKYFKINERLGKKQFIVPYFMSSHPGSTLEAAVELAEYLKDIHYQPEQVQDFYPTPGTLSTAMFYTGLDPLTMKPVYVPKSKKDKAMQRALLQFRDPKKYAIVYAALEEAGRTDLIGYGPKCLIRPKRSYSVKQGESSKAEMAEKTSANKPGGSAKAAKHNGTKMSSKKAIPLYKNDKPNKTDKSNQSNKQDKRGKSSQPNKPNQLNKPNKRKISNKDGAKN, encoded by the coding sequence ATGGAAGAACGGGGATGGGAACAGGTCGATTTTGTTCTGGTCTCGGGTGATGCCTATGTCGATCATCCCAGCTTCGGGCATGCAATTATATCCAGGGTGCTTGAAAATGCCGGTTATAAGGTGGGGATCCTTCCGCAGCCTGATTGGAAACAAGCGGACGAATTTAAACGTTTCGGACGGCCGCGGCTTGGTTTTTTAGTCACTGCCGGGAATACGGATTCAATGGTCAACCATTATTCGGTGAATAAGAAACTCAGAGATAAAGATCACTATTCGCCCGGGGGGAAGATGGGCCGTCGCCCCGACAGGGCAACGATTGTCTACTGTAATAAGATACGCGAAGCATACCGGGATATTCCAATCATTATCGGGGGCGTGGAAGCCAGTCTGCGCCGTTTTTCCCATTATGACTATTGGAATGATGCGGTCAGAAAATCAATTCTTATCGACAGCAGTGCCGACGTTCTGGTGTATGGCATGGCTGAGAAGCAAATCGTTGAAATCGCCGAGTATTTGAATAACGGGATGGAAGTGCGATATATCAGGCATATCCCCGGAACGTGTTATACGGTAGACAGTCTGGAGGAAATCAGCGATTATATTCAGATACCCTCCTTTAAAGGTGTCTCGGAAGATAAGATAAAATATGCGGAAGCCTTTAAGATCCAATATCAGGAACAGGATCCGATCCGCGGAAAAACACTGGTTCAGCAGCATGGAACCAAATATCTGGTGCAAAATGTACCAGAAATGCCGCTTACACGGACAGAACTGGATGCGGTCTACGCACTCCCCTATGTGCGCGAAGCGCATCCGCTATATTACAAAGAAGGCGGGATTCCTGCTCTTGAAGAGGTTAAATTCAGTATTGTCAGTTCAAGGGGATGTTTTGGCAGCTGTTCTTTTTGCGCACTGACTTTTCATCAGGGACGAATCGTTCAAAGCCGCAGTGAAGAAGCGATTTTGGAGGAAGCGGTCACGATCACGAATCTCCGGGATTTTAAAGGGTATATTCATGACGTCGGTGGTCCGACTGCGAATTTCCGTCATCCGGCTTGTGACCGGCAACTGAAAAATGGTGCCTGCAAAGACAAGGGATGTCTGCATCCGGCACCATGTAACCGTCTGCGCGTCGATCATCAGGAATACCTTAACCTTCTGCGCAAACTGCGTAGACTCCCTAAGATCAAGAAAGTATTTGTCCGATCCGGATTGCGCTATGACTACATTATGGCCGATAAAAGCGAGACGTTCTTAAAAGAACTCATCGAGCATCATATCAGCGGCCAGTTGAAGGTTGCACCGGAGCATATCTCGTCGAAAGTATTGCATACCATGGGAAAACCTGCGGGAAAGACGTTTGAGCAATTCCGTCAGAAATATTTTAAAATCAACGAACGCCTTGGCAAAAAACAATTCATCGTCCCCTATTTTATGTCCAGTCATCCCGGCAGCACGCTGGAAGCGGCGGTGGAATTGGCCGAGTATTTAAAGGATATCCATTATCAGCCGGAACAGGTCCAAGACTTCTACCCAACTCCGGGAACATTATCGACAGCCATGTTTTATACAGGCCTTGATCCGCTGACCATGAAGCCGGTGTATGTACCAAAAAGTAAAAAGGATAAAGCCATGCAGCGGGCTTTGCTGCAGTTCCGGGATCCGAAGAAGTACGCCATAGTCTATGCTGCCTTGGAGGAGGCGGGAAGGACGGATCTGATCGGCTATGGGCCAAAATGTTTGATCAGGCCGAAACGTTCATATTCAGTTAAACAGGGCGAGTCAAGCAAAGCCGAGATGGCAGAAAAGACCAGTGCAAACAAACCTGGCGGGTCGGCAAAGGCGGCAAAACATAACGGAACAAAGATGAGTTCAAAAAAGGCCATCCCCCTGTATAAAAATGATAAACCAAATAAAACAGATAAATCAAATCAATCGAATAAACAAGATAAACGAGGTAAATCAAGTCAACCCAATAAGCCCAATCAATTAAATAAGCCGAATAAGCGAAAAATAAGTAATAAGGACGGCGCCAAAAACTAG
- the recA gene encoding recombinase RecA, whose product MAAPDKLKALDMALSQIEKQFGKGAIMKLGEASDRMAVETISTGSLALDLALGVGGVPRGRVIEIYGPESSGKTTVALHIIAEAQKTGGVAAFIDAEHALDPIYARALGVNVDDLLVSQPDTGEQALEICEALVRSGAIDVIVIDSVAALVPRAEIEGEMGDSHVGLHARLMSQALRKLTGAISKSHTCVIFINQIREKVGIMFGNPETTTGGRALKFYASVRLEVKKQDIIKQGQDIIGNRTRVKVVKNKVAPPFSFADFDLIYGEGISREGSIVDMGSEAGIMLKSGAWYSYNGERLGQGRENVKDFLRQHPAIADEIENKIRDTVLNVKEKPHTAEDTKISDYDD is encoded by the coding sequence ATGGCTGCTCCGGATAAATTAAAAGCGTTGGATATGGCACTCAGTCAGATTGAGAAACAATTCGGCAAGGGTGCTATTATGAAATTGGGAGAGGCTTCAGACCGCATGGCGGTAGAAACAATCTCAACGGGTTCCTTGGCACTGGATTTGGCTTTAGGCGTGGGCGGAGTCCCGCGAGGCCGTGTTATTGAAATATACGGACCGGAATCATCCGGAAAGACAACCGTCGCATTACATATTATCGCTGAAGCCCAGAAAACGGGGGGAGTAGCGGCATTCATCGATGCGGAGCACGCCCTTGACCCGATCTATGCGCGTGCCCTGGGCGTTAACGTCGATGACCTGCTGGTTTCCCAGCCGGACACGGGGGAACAGGCGTTAGAAATCTGCGAAGCGCTGGTTCGCAGCGGAGCGATAGATGTTATCGTTATCGACTCCGTCGCTGCCCTTGTCCCGAGAGCGGAGATCGAGGGCGAAATGGGTGACTCCCATGTGGGACTCCACGCCAGACTGATGTCACAGGCTCTGCGAAAGCTTACAGGTGCTATCAGCAAGAGCCATACATGCGTGATCTTTATTAACCAGATCCGTGAAAAAGTTGGCATCATGTTCGGAAATCCGGAGACAACCACAGGCGGAAGAGCATTGAAGTTCTATGCTTCTGTTAGATTGGAAGTCAAGAAACAAGATATCATCAAGCAAGGGCAGGATATCATCGGAAATCGTACCCGGGTAAAAGTAGTTAAGAACAAAGTCGCGCCACCTTTTAGCTTTGCCGATTTTGATTTAATTTACGGCGAAGGGATCTCCCGAGAAGGCAGTATCGTTGATATGGGATCGGAAGCCGGTATTATGCTCAAATCCGGCGCGTGGTACTCTTATAATGGGGAACGCCTTGGTCAGGGAAGAGAGAATGTGAAGGACTTTTTGCGCCAGCATCCGGCTATTGCTGACGAAATCGAAAACAAGATTCGGGATACGGTTTTGAATGTAAAAGAAAAGCCGCACACGGCTGAGGATACGAAAATAAGCGATTATGATGATTAA
- the rimO gene encoding 30S ribosomal protein S12 methylthiotransferase RimO — protein MKKTAAVVNLGCPKNQVDSEIISGLLGTQFDMTDDPASAHVIIVNTCGFIEEAKAESIDALCEMINYKNNCRCEKVYAVGCLAQRYGKDLFKELPELDGVLGDGDLDKILNDVAGTEERVFRNKKHQDFLYSHDMPRLRMSPPYFAYVKIADGCDNCCSYCAIPQIKGKYRSRSMESITEEVKRLADEGVKEIALIAQDTTRYGLDLYGRIRLPELIRGLAAIDGIQWIRLMYCYPEAFSQELIDLIAGEPKLCKYVDLPLQHGDNDILACMNRRNTAEEAEDLIAKLREAIPYIFIRSSFITGFPGETEEQFNNLLNFVQRIKLDRIGVFAYSQEEGTPAGRMKNQLPLEVRESRKERLMAAQAGIAESIQQKRIGQVIRVILEEETAPEQWTGRTEGDAPEIDGQIYLKVFGKHTAGDILQTTITKADSYDMGGESLE, from the coding sequence TTGAAGAAAACAGCGGCAGTGGTTAATCTGGGATGTCCAAAAAACCAAGTTGACAGTGAAATCATCAGCGGATTGCTCGGTACCCAATTTGATATGACGGATGATCCGGCCTCAGCCCATGTGATCATCGTTAATACCTGCGGCTTCATCGAAGAAGCTAAAGCCGAATCTATCGATGCCCTTTGTGAAATGATAAACTATAAGAATAACTGCCGGTGTGAGAAGGTGTATGCCGTTGGCTGCCTGGCTCAACGCTATGGCAAGGATTTATTCAAGGAGCTTCCGGAATTGGACGGTGTGTTGGGTGACGGCGATCTGGACAAGATACTTAACGATGTGGCCGGAACAGAAGAACGTGTTTTTCGCAACAAAAAGCATCAGGATTTTCTATATTCGCATGACATGCCCCGGCTGCGTATGAGCCCGCCCTATTTTGCCTATGTCAAGATCGCGGATGGCTGCGATAATTGCTGCAGCTACTGTGCTATCCCTCAGATCAAAGGGAAGTATAGGAGCAGGTCAATGGAATCGATCACGGAAGAAGTCAAAAGACTGGCGGACGAAGGGGTTAAGGAAATCGCCCTTATTGCTCAGGATACAACGCGTTACGGCCTGGATCTGTACGGCAGGATACGATTGCCCGAATTGATCCGTGGGTTGGCTGCGATAGACGGTATCCAATGGATCAGACTGATGTATTGTTACCCGGAAGCATTTTCGCAGGAACTTATCGACCTGATCGCGGGTGAACCGAAACTATGCAAATATGTTGATCTTCCGCTCCAGCATGGGGATAATGATATTCTTGCCTGTATGAACAGGCGAAATACAGCGGAAGAGGCTGAAGACTTAATTGCGAAGCTGCGGGAAGCAATTCCATATATCTTTATCCGCTCCTCGTTTATCACCGGATTTCCCGGTGAAACGGAAGAGCAATTTAACAATCTGCTAAACTTTGTCCAAAGAATAAAATTGGACCGAATCGGTGTATTTGCCTATTCACAAGAAGAAGGCACACCGGCGGGACGGATGAAAAACCAACTACCCCTTGAGGTCAGAGAGTCACGCAAGGAGCGATTAATGGCGGCCCAGGCTGGAATAGCCGAAAGCATCCAACAGAAGCGCATCGGGCAAGTCATTCGCGTGATCCTGGAAGAAGAGACCGCTCCTGAGCAATGGACCGGAAGAACTGAAGGAGATGCGCCTGAGATCGACGGACAGATCTATTTGAAGGTATTCGGAAAACATACTGCCGGAGATATTCTTCAAACAACAATAACGAAGGCTGACAGCTATGATATGGGAGGAGAAAGTTTGGAATGA
- the pgsA gene encoding CDP-diacylglycerol--glycerol-3-phosphate 3-phosphatidyltransferase, with translation MNLPNTLTLIRIIMIPIFMVVLLVRTPEGAAYFACQDYIAGALFIIASATDGIDGYIARKYHLVTNLGKFLDPLADKLLVSAALIALVQLGTVPAWIVWVILAREFAITGIRAIAAADGVVIAASKLGKWKTVSQLLAIALLILRDWPLSALNIHLGQPLLYIALALTIISGVDYIWKSKQLFITRK, from the coding sequence ATGAATCTGCCAAATACGTTAACGTTGATCCGAATTATTATGATACCGATTTTTATGGTCGTCCTATTGGTTCGAACACCGGAAGGGGCAGCTTATTTCGCTTGCCAGGATTATATTGCCGGTGCTCTTTTTATTATTGCGTCCGCAACCGATGGTATCGACGGATATATTGCCCGCAAATATCATCTCGTCACCAACCTGGGTAAATTCCTGGATCCCCTGGCCGATAAATTGCTGGTATCGGCAGCGCTGATTGCGCTTGTCCAATTAGGAACAGTTCCGGCCTGGATCGTTTGGGTTATACTCGCACGTGAATTTGCCATTACCGGTATTCGGGCAATTGCTGCTGCTGACGGGGTCGTCATCGCTGCCAGTAAGCTCGGAAAGTGGAAGACTGTCTCCCAGCTATTAGCCATTGCTTTGCTGATTCTCAGAGATTGGCCGCTCAGTGCGCTGAACATCCATCTTGGCCAACCCCTGCTTTATATTGCCTTGGCCTTAACCATCATTTCCGGTGTGGATTATATTTGGAAATCCAAGCAGTTGTTTATAACAAGGAAATAA
- the mnmH gene encoding tRNA 2-selenouridine(34) synthase MnmH — protein MLQDILVEELSKLADAVYIDVRSEHEYSDGTIPGAVNVPIFNNEERAQIGTIYSQESPKKAMELGLEIASRKLPVLYKQVEEIAGKKPILMFCWRGGMRSKSVAAVLDVMGLHVYRLTGGYKAYRQKVVSFFENECDQHIVVIKGNTGAGKTELLAGLKEHGYPVIDLEGLSNNRGSVFGHIGLGTQPSQKQFESMLYDEIERYKDYSYLIMECESRRIGRVSVPGTVFQAMQEGTNILLYDTLENRAKRLCRVYTENVEMMDELQAALERLKKTIGKVKLSQLNELLSKKAYTEFAQYLIADYYDHLYGYPNEKSEAFSLSVSHEAPQVALREVEQFLDENFAV, from the coding sequence ATGCTTCAAGACATTTTAGTCGAAGAATTATCCAAGCTAGCGGATGCTGTATATATTGATGTCAGATCGGAACATGAATACAGCGACGGGACAATACCCGGGGCAGTGAATGTCCCGATTTTTAACAATGAAGAGAGGGCTCAGATCGGGACCATTTATTCGCAGGAGTCACCCAAAAAGGCAATGGAGCTTGGCTTGGAAATAGCAAGCAGAAAACTGCCTGTCTTATATAAACAAGTGGAAGAAATCGCCGGAAAGAAACCTATCCTTATGTTCTGCTGGCGGGGCGGGATGAGAAGCAAATCCGTGGCTGCCGTGCTCGATGTGATGGGACTTCATGTTTATCGTCTGACCGGCGGGTATAAAGCATATCGGCAAAAGGTCGTCTCCTTTTTTGAAAACGAATGTGATCAACACATCGTGGTCATCAAAGGAAATACCGGCGCCGGAAAAACAGAACTGTTGGCGGGTCTTAAAGAGCATGGTTATCCGGTGATTGACTTGGAAGGATTGTCTAATAATCGCGGATCTGTCTTCGGACATATTGGTCTGGGCACTCAGCCGAGTCAGAAACAGTTTGAATCGATGCTCTATGATGAGATCGAACGCTACAAAGATTATTCTTATCTGATAATGGAATGCGAGAGCAGGCGGATCGGCAGAGTATCCGTTCCAGGCACTGTCTTTCAGGCGATGCAGGAGGGAACGAATATCCTCTTGTATGATACACTGGAAAACAGAGCAAAGAGATTGTGCCGCGTTTATACAGAAAATGTTGAAATGATGGATGAACTTCAAGCTGCGTTGGAAAGACTAAAAAAAACAATAGGAAAAGTGAAGCTTTCTCAGTTGAATGAATTATTAAGCAAAAAGGCTTATACGGAATTTGCGCAATATCTGATCGCAGATTATTATGATCACCTGTACGGTTATCCTAATGAAAAATCAGAGGCATTTAGCCTCAGTGTTTCCCACGAGGCGCCCCAAGTTGCTTTGCGAGAAGTTGAGCAATTCTTAGATGAGAATTTCGCGGTATAA
- a CDS encoding EAL domain-containing protein: MNKFLFNRIKIDKSLIDQLTVLNGTGIQVVHAIITMAKAMGIETIAEGVETKEQIDILKGLECSQAQGYYLGRPVPAADFEELFIKARKKGVSRKRK, from the coding sequence TTGAACAAGTTTCTGTTTAACCGCATCAAGATAGATAAATCATTGATTGATCAGCTTACCGTTCTCAATGGTACGGGTATTCAAGTGGTACATGCCATTATAACCATGGCTAAAGCGATGGGGATAGAAACGATAGCCGAAGGTGTCGAAACCAAGGAACAGATCGATATTCTAAAAGGATTGGAATGCAGCCAAGCCCAGGGGTATTACCTTGGAAGGCCGGTGCCAGCCGCTGATTTCGAGGAATTGTTTATAAAAGCAAGAAAAAAGGGCGTATCTCGAAAGCGCAAATAA